A window of Paenibacillus polygoni contains these coding sequences:
- a CDS encoding DUF4850 domain-containing protein, whose product MKKLGFKKWIISAVMLLILAGTIYIIYSTWGNTDRQQPLTQITPPHQVTENYEVDLNASTEKGIMFRGTHGEEVELPLQITKADLSIDDGTQSEPFQILTPTAVSYKIPPEMKDELQAVLVYRSDMASGYLLLAPIGWEASAIVGANGSYGVTLTDPSNKEQTLRYSDTAGSCQGCAITKIGTYFPDQAKWADEKGFTVYEPLSFTEWNQSAAAAEDEGTATYTTSASEGYYTTGIASYEKDAVDEGYQFRQLEFTLSTETTRGDLEDVVIDFFDAHHGPLTVANVIEEQKSTE is encoded by the coding sequence ATGAAAAAGTTAGGTTTTAAAAAATGGATAATATCCGCTGTTATGCTTCTTATACTAGCTGGTACTATTTATATAATCTACAGTACCTGGGGGAATACAGATCGTCAGCAGCCTCTAACACAAATAACCCCTCCACATCAGGTAACAGAGAACTATGAAGTTGATCTGAACGCTTCTACAGAAAAAGGCATTATGTTCCGGGGTACCCATGGTGAAGAAGTAGAGCTCCCGTTACAAATAACAAAAGCGGATCTCAGTATAGATGATGGTACTCAGTCAGAACCTTTTCAGATTCTTACGCCAACTGCTGTAAGTTATAAGATTCCACCTGAGATGAAGGATGAACTGCAAGCAGTACTTGTCTATCGTTCTGACATGGCTTCTGGATATCTGCTGCTTGCGCCCATCGGTTGGGAAGCTTCCGCGATCGTTGGAGCGAATGGTTCTTATGGGGTAACGTTGACCGATCCAAGTAATAAAGAACAAACGCTTCGTTATAGCGACACGGCTGGGTCTTGTCAGGGCTGTGCGATTACTAAAATAGGTACGTATTTTCCAGATCAAGCGAAGTGGGCTGATGAGAAAGGGTTTACCGTATATGAGCCATTGTCATTCACCGAATGGAATCAGTCAGCCGCAGCAGCGGAAGATGAGGGAACAGCCACCTATACGACAAGCGCGAGTGAAGGTTATTACACTACGGGCATAGCTTCCTACGAAAAGGATGCAGTAGACGAGGGGTATCAGTTTCGTCAGTTGGAGTTTACGCTTTCTACAGAGACAACCCGGGGTGATCTAGAGGATGTGGTGATCGATTTCTTCGATGCTCATCATGGGCCACTTACGGTAGCTAATGTTATAGAAGAACAAAAAAGTACAGAATAA
- a CDS encoding FUSC family protein: MKKLILTKTTLFICILLFIFTFNSIFSTDNTLIGVTIVIATLMYLERDLTANPWKNFFLLLAVNLLQGIFGYLSAIHMWIAIPLNFVSMFIVGYFFSFNLMKPLTIAFGLQYLFILTTPVPFETLPLRIMALIFGAVMIMAVQFIVNKNKMGKIGSELLALILEQWIQKLEAIELQKDTLHFNHSIEKTIKEIRKMIYHRTVDGYYVSNEGRIYLKISACLEKLHLLLDQYDGPYHNDEFIQALTAELRNVVHFIRKEPLDGEKLQFLTQEEETANRESAAELFLTFEMIYELLEELQDTEKQELRKVEKLEGIPRLFKKSYLHMANFNKNSVRFTYAVRLSISVTIAAFITDYFALEQGRWMMFTIFSVTQPYAEIAKFRFTERLKGTIMGAIIFFVLFSIFDSPSSHALIILLFGYLNSFAVAYRTIILTATVPALGTAALVSGMGVVTYERILYVILGIGIGMLANRLILPHSIEKGTKDLVQMYKDTSRFLIEEFYDFIKNPNPTNIHSIHHLFAISTLMEDRILLNNETRELKDANRFLENMRLVNHSIYELFLRVQRKKINQDTVKIILEEVDKIKDSSEVELDHLIARIRLTNHERHTQTMYDTIVLNDVMSIYQRFQKIMEFQAEYETFTVIN; this comes from the coding sequence ATGAAAAAACTAATACTTACAAAGACAACCCTTTTTATTTGTATTCTTTTGTTTATTTTTACGTTTAATTCTATCTTTAGTACGGATAATACGCTTATAGGTGTAACCATTGTTATCGCCACTCTTATGTATTTGGAAAGAGATTTAACCGCTAACCCTTGGAAAAACTTTTTTCTTTTACTCGCTGTTAATTTACTGCAAGGGATATTTGGGTACTTATCGGCTATTCACATGTGGATCGCAATCCCTCTAAACTTTGTATCGATGTTTATCGTCGGCTATTTCTTTTCATTCAATCTAATGAAGCCTTTGACGATTGCGTTCGGTTTACAATATCTTTTTATCTTGACGACACCTGTACCCTTTGAAACATTGCCGCTTCGTATTATGGCTCTGATATTCGGTGCTGTCATGATCATGGCAGTTCAATTCATAGTTAATAAAAATAAAATGGGAAAAATAGGCAGTGAACTCCTGGCTTTGATCTTGGAACAATGGATTCAGAAGTTAGAAGCGATTGAATTACAAAAAGATACTCTACATTTCAATCATTCGATTGAAAAAACCATTAAAGAGATACGGAAGATGATTTACCATCGCACAGTCGATGGCTATTATGTATCAAACGAAGGTAGAATCTATCTCAAAATTTCGGCCTGTCTCGAAAAATTGCACCTGTTGCTAGATCAATATGATGGACCTTATCATAATGATGAGTTTATTCAGGCGCTGACGGCAGAATTAAGAAATGTAGTTCATTTTATTCGAAAAGAGCCACTTGATGGAGAGAAGCTTCAATTCTTAACACAGGAGGAAGAAACAGCTAACCGCGAATCCGCTGCGGAATTATTTCTTACTTTTGAAATGATTTATGAGCTGCTTGAGGAATTACAAGATACGGAGAAACAGGAACTACGAAAAGTCGAAAAATTGGAAGGTATCCCAAGATTATTTAAAAAATCGTATCTTCATATGGCCAATTTCAATAAAAATTCGGTGCGATTTACTTATGCTGTTCGTTTGAGCATTTCGGTTACGATCGCGGCTTTTATTACAGATTACTTTGCACTTGAGCAGGGAAGATGGATGATGTTTACGATCTTCTCTGTAACGCAGCCTTATGCTGAAATTGCGAAGTTTAGATTTACTGAACGGCTCAAAGGAACGATAATGGGAGCTATTATCTTCTTTGTGTTGTTCAGTATATTTGATAGTCCATCCAGCCATGCACTGATCATCCTGCTGTTTGGATATTTGAATAGTTTTGCAGTCGCATATCGTACGATTATTCTCACAGCAACAGTTCCGGCACTGGGAACTGCTGCACTAGTGAGTGGCATGGGTGTCGTGACATACGAACGAATTTTATACGTCATACTGGGTATTGGCATAGGGATGCTTGCGAATCGGTTGATTCTTCCTCATAGCATTGAAAAAGGCACAAAGGACCTAGTTCAAATGTACAAAGATACGTCTAGGTTTCTTATAGAGGAGTTTTATGACTTTATTAAAAATCCCAATCCAACCAATATTCACAGTATTCATCATCTATTTGCGATCTCGACATTGATGGAAGATCGGATTCTTCTGAACAATGAAACGAGAGAGTTAAAAGATGCGAACCGTTTTTTAGAGAACATGAGATTGGTTAATCATTCGATTTACGAGCTTTTCTTACGCGTACAAAGGAAAAAAATAAATCAGGATACGGTGAAGATTATTTTAGAAGAAGTCGATAAAATTAAGGATTCTAGTGAGGTAGAGTTAGACCATCTGATTGCGAGGATCAGGCTTACAAACCATGAGAGACATACACAAACGATGTATGACACCATTGTTTTGAATGATGTAATGTCGATCTATCAAAGATTCCAAAAAATAATGGAATTTCAAGCTGAGTATGAAACTTTTACCGTTATAAACTAG
- a CDS encoding YheC/YheD family protein: MNYQSTTIKSKWTKTKWLVDSTRIKKYIPQTLPFTYTNLKFMISEYSTVYVKPVSGAGGHHIVRITKIGGSYQTQHKSIKKRYATMDGLYEYLKKHTKGRDYLLQKGIKLATVKGRPFDIRVMVQKTNRGVWKSTALFVKIGRPNTVATNYNQGGTIGYFSRTLAQAGFRKTQINRITEELITLGESVGTIFNQHDPGFQELGLDVALDKGGDLWILEVNTRPQIYPLKQMKDKSMYYRILTYAKQYGRRK; encoded by the coding sequence ATGAACTATCAAAGTACGACCATTAAAAGTAAATGGACCAAAACAAAGTGGCTCGTAGACAGCACAAGAATAAAAAAGTATATCCCCCAAACTCTGCCCTTTACCTATACCAATTTAAAATTTATGATTTCTGAGTATTCCACCGTTTATGTTAAACCTGTAAGCGGTGCCGGCGGGCATCATATTGTCCGAATCACAAAAATAGGCGGGAGTTATCAAACTCAGCACAAATCCATAAAGAAACGTTACGCTACCATGGATGGGCTTTATGAATATTTAAAAAAACATACAAAAGGGCGAGATTATCTATTACAAAAAGGAATCAAACTTGCCACGGTTAAAGGCAGACCTTTTGACATTCGTGTCATGGTTCAAAAAACCAATCGAGGCGTGTGGAAAAGTACAGCCCTCTTTGTTAAAATCGGCAGACCGAATACCGTAGCAACAAACTACAACCAAGGCGGAACTATCGGATATTTTTCACGAACTTTGGCTCAAGCAGGATTCAGAAAGACACAAATAAATAGGATCACTGAAGAACTGATTACTCTAGGCGAATCGGTAGGAACTATATTTAACCAGCATGATCCTGGATTTCAAGAACTCGGGCTTGATGTTGCCTTGGACAAAGGCGGTGACCTGTGGATCCTTGAAGTAAATACAAGGCCGCAGATCTATCCACTTAAACAAATGAAGGACAAAAGCATGTATTACCGAATTTTAACCTATGCCAAGCAGTATGGAAGAAGGAAATAA
- a CDS encoding YitT family protein, with the protein MKKRMYDMVMLIVGAFIFALAVNLFIIPNDFGEGGVTGISIILFYLFQWSPAVVSLVANSILLIIGYRLLDKTTTVYTIIVVAFNALFLHLTENWYIASNEPVINAIFAGLFAGVGIGLIIRVGGTTAGTTILARLANKFWDWNISYALLFFDLIVAGLSIFVIGVEKTMFTVLILYIGTKAMEFIIEGLNPRKAVTIISPHHDQIAKQVTDIMDRGVTVLRGYGYYTGATKDVLYIVINKQEVSMLKKIVKAADVNAFVTIHDVRDVFGEGFIDISK; encoded by the coding sequence ATGAAGAAAAGAATGTATGACATGGTTATGCTCATAGTCGGAGCTTTTATTTTCGCACTTGCTGTCAATTTATTTATTATTCCTAATGATTTTGGAGAAGGCGGAGTTACAGGGATTTCCATTATCCTATTTTATTTATTTCAGTGGTCCCCTGCTGTCGTCAGTTTGGTTGCAAACAGCATCTTGCTGATTATTGGCTATCGACTTCTAGATAAAACGACTACGGTCTATACGATTATTGTCGTCGCTTTTAACGCCCTGTTCCTGCATCTTACTGAGAATTGGTATATTGCATCGAATGAACCGGTAATTAATGCGATTTTTGCTGGTTTATTTGCAGGGGTCGGTATTGGACTTATTATCAGAGTCGGGGGGACCACGGCCGGAACAACCATTCTAGCACGGCTTGCAAATAAGTTCTGGGACTGGAATATCAGCTATGCTTTGCTGTTCTTTGACCTTATTGTAGCCGGATTATCTATTTTTGTTATTGGTGTAGAAAAAACAATGTTCACCGTTCTCATTCTCTACATCGGTACGAAAGCGATGGAATTTATCATTGAGGGCTTAAATCCAAGAAAAGCAGTAACTATTATTTCTCCTCATCACGATCAAATTGCAAAACAAGTAACCGATATTATGGATCGCGGCGTTACCGTCCTGCGAGGTTATGGATATTACACGGGTGCAACGAAAGATGTATTATATATCGTAATCAATAAACAAGAAGTTTCAATGCTCAAAAAAATTGTAAAGGCCGCAGATGTGAATGCGTTCGTTACTATTCACGATGTACGGGATGTATTTGGTGAAGGATTTATCGATATTTCGAAATAG
- the fabV gene encoding enoyl-ACP reductase FabV — protein MIIKPRTRGFICTTSHPAGCARHVEQQIEYVKSQPAVEGPKNVLVIGASTGYGLSSRIVAAFGAGANTIGVYRPSAGSEKRTASAGWYNSAAFEAAAEEAGLVSYSVTGDAFTEETKQKTIEVIREKLGQVDLVVYSVAAPRRQDPVTGEMVNSVLKPIGEPYTNKTVNFHTGEVTPITIEPATEEEVQHTVTVMGGDDWQLWIHALKEGGVLAENAVTIAYSYIGSDITQAIYREGSIGQAKDHLEATAHTLNDTLSENGGRAYVAVSKALVTQSSSAIPVVPLYVSALYKVMKEKGLHEGTIEQMYRLFADRLYHAEGTTVDEKGRIRIDDWELQADVQEEVRRIWNEISTENINELSDLEGYRKEFFQLFGFEMDGVNYEADVNPDVKIPQAIAVSE, from the coding sequence ATGATTATAAAACCGAGAACCCGCGGATTCATCTGTACAACTTCCCATCCGGCGGGTTGTGCACGTCACGTAGAACAACAAATCGAATATGTAAAATCACAGCCGGCCGTTGAGGGGCCAAAAAATGTCCTCGTTATTGGAGCTTCTACCGGATATGGTTTATCGTCCCGTATTGTGGCTGCTTTTGGCGCAGGCGCAAATACCATTGGCGTGTATCGCCCAAGCGCGGGAAGTGAGAAACGTACCGCATCTGCAGGCTGGTATAACTCTGCCGCTTTTGAAGCAGCTGCGGAAGAAGCAGGGCTTGTTTCTTACAGTGTGACTGGCGATGCTTTTACAGAAGAAACGAAACAAAAAACGATAGAAGTCATTCGTGAAAAACTGGGACAGGTAGATCTTGTCGTATATAGTGTAGCAGCTCCTAGACGTCAAGATCCGGTTACGGGTGAGATGGTTAACTCGGTACTTAAGCCGATCGGTGAGCCATATACCAATAAAACGGTCAATTTCCATACCGGCGAAGTAACGCCGATTACGATTGAACCGGCAACAGAAGAAGAAGTTCAGCATACGGTTACCGTTATGGGCGGAGACGACTGGCAGCTATGGATTCATGCCCTTAAAGAAGGCGGCGTACTTGCCGAGAATGCAGTGACCATTGCTTACTCCTATATTGGTTCTGATATTACACAAGCGATCTATCGCGAAGGTTCGATCGGACAGGCGAAAGATCATCTCGAAGCGACAGCCCATACGTTAAATGATACACTTTCTGAAAACGGGGGCCGCGCTTATGTAGCAGTAAGTAAAGCACTTGTAACCCAGTCGAGTTCTGCAATTCCTGTCGTTCCGCTATATGTATCCGCACTTTATAAAGTGATGAAGGAAAAGGGACTGCATGAGGGTACCATTGAACAAATGTATCGTTTATTCGCAGATCGTTTATATCATGCGGAAGGCACGACAGTGGATGAAAAAGGCCGTATTCGAATTGATGACTGGGAGCTTCAAGCAGATGTTCAAGAAGAAGTTCGCCGCATCTGGAATGAAATTTCTACGGAAAATATCAATGAACTATCGGATCTTGAAGGTTATCGTAAAGAATTCTTCCAATTATTTGGATTTGAAATGGACGGGGTTAATTACGAAGCGGATGTAAATCCGGATGTAAAGATCCCGCAAGCCATTGCGGTTTCTGAATAA
- a CDS encoding glycosyltransferase family 4 protein gives MKTRIDKEDEYRVHILIVSPEQFPLPGSGSVEICILAIAEQLSQHHLVTVISPLFSHQTEETWRNPKLRIKRINGAKHPSEYSKAVIKTITQLEQPVDIIQVDNRPRSMSRIKEVFPSIPVVLFLHSLTFIPPQNRLITSSLQKADLIVTNSKSLKRAVLRRFPIQAKKITHIALGVDHFRFKPLHETEKQVYYELYGLPADRFHILYVGRLIPQKGISTLIRAIHHLKPSIKSKTHLIIAGRTKSKAYRNTLQELAQKLHVSVTFLGEIPHEQIHTLYPLASCMVCPSQKHEAFGLVNIEALSCGIPVIASSNGGMKEIITHGYNGFLVTNYKQAKNFTPHLSHLAQSAELLSLMGDNGRTTVLERYAWQVTAQKLESVYMNLL, from the coding sequence ATGAAAACCAGGATAGATAAGGAGGATGAATACAGGGTGCATATCCTCATCGTCAGCCCGGAGCAGTTTCCTTTGCCAGGAAGCGGATCTGTTGAAATTTGTATTCTTGCCATTGCTGAACAGTTATCTCAGCACCATCTAGTTACCGTAATCAGCCCTCTATTCTCTCATCAAACCGAAGAAACGTGGCGCAACCCTAAGCTGCGGATTAAACGAATAAACGGCGCAAAACATCCCTCTGAATACAGTAAAGCAGTGATTAAGACCATCACTCAGCTGGAACAGCCTGTCGATATCATCCAAGTCGATAATCGTCCCAGATCCATGTCGAGAATAAAGGAGGTATTCCCTTCCATACCGGTCGTTCTTTTCCTCCACTCGCTTACCTTTATCCCGCCGCAGAATCGTCTTATTACCTCTTCCCTTCAAAAGGCTGATCTTATCGTTACCAATAGTAAGTCGCTAAAACGAGCTGTCCTCCGTCGCTTTCCTATACAGGCAAAAAAAATCACTCATATCGCTCTCGGCGTTGACCATTTTCGCTTCAAACCGTTACATGAGACAGAGAAGCAAGTTTACTATGAACTCTATGGTCTTCCCGCAGATCGATTTCATATTCTTTACGTAGGCAGACTTATTCCCCAGAAAGGGATTTCTACCCTTATTCGTGCGATTCATCATCTTAAACCGAGCATCAAATCTAAAACTCATCTAATCATTGCGGGAAGAACAAAAAGTAAAGCTTACAGAAACACCTTACAAGAACTCGCTCAAAAACTGCACGTTTCCGTGACTTTTCTTGGTGAGATACCGCATGAGCAGATTCATACTTTATACCCGCTCGCTTCTTGTATGGTATGTCCCTCTCAAAAACACGAGGCCTTTGGTCTCGTCAATATAGAAGCCCTGTCGTGCGGGATTCCCGTGATCGCCTCCAGTAATGGAGGGATGAAAGAGATAATTACTCATGGGTATAATGGTTTCTTAGTAACCAATTATAAACAAGCAAAAAACTTCACTCCTCATCTCTCCCATCTGGCTCAATCAGCAGAACTATTAAGCTTAATGGGCGATAATGGAAGAACAACTGTACTCGAAAGATATGCTTGGCAAGTAACCGCTCAAAAGCTGGAATCTGTTTATATGAATTTGCTATAA
- a CDS encoding HIRAN domain-containing protein, with protein MHKKVYAAIIGMKYYPSSLKVKVGDPVFLVKDPDNLSDPEAIRVVLPSHGQVGYIANNSASVPRGCRSAGRIYDSFRQQTLGVVQFIFHDIAIIELKEVATKPGTGEKEAFIMYRTPSEQI; from the coding sequence GTGCATAAAAAGGTTTACGCAGCCATTATAGGTATGAAATATTATCCGAGTTCTTTAAAAGTAAAAGTGGGTGATCCCGTATTCCTTGTGAAGGATCCTGATAATCTGTCTGATCCTGAGGCGATCCGGGTCGTTCTGCCTTCTCATGGACAAGTGGGTTATATAGCAAATAATTCAGCTTCCGTTCCCCGAGGATGTCGCAGTGCAGGCCGGATTTATGACTCCTTTCGGCAACAGACCTTAGGGGTAGTACAGTTTATTTTTCATGATATCGCCATTATTGAACTGAAGGAAGTAGCAACGAAACCAGGAACGGGAGAGAAGGAAGCGTTCATTATGTACCGCACTCCATCAGAACAAATCTAA
- a CDS encoding 50S ribosomal protein L25 has protein sequence MKSNGKTAQLTAEQRTENKGAALATLRKSGRVPGVVYGPSFDSVSIHVDEKDVNRLARTGRSELFELQLKDGKKVPVLIKDMQKKNDQLIHVDFIQISKNKSIQVTIPIEFQGTPKGTKKAGVLQTQETELIVEGLPDTLPASIEVDISGMDVGDKLSASDLKLPEGVTLVSSEDMLIASVTVLRAADTDTGEDTAVSEEPAEGSTEE, from the coding sequence ATGAAATCCAACGGAAAAACAGCCCAACTCACAGCTGAGCAAAGAACAGAGAACAAGGGCGCAGCACTTGCAACTCTCAGAAAAAGTGGACGAGTTCCTGGCGTCGTATATGGTCCATCGTTTGATAGTGTTTCCATTCATGTAGATGAGAAAGATGTCAATCGTTTAGCACGTACGGGACGTTCTGAGTTATTTGAACTCCAATTGAAAGACGGCAAAAAAGTACCGGTTCTTATTAAAGATATGCAAAAGAAAAATGATCAATTGATTCATGTTGACTTTATTCAAATTTCTAAAAATAAATCCATTCAGGTAACCATCCCGATTGAGTTTCAAGGAACACCAAAAGGGACGAAAAAAGCGGGTGTTCTTCAGACACAGGAAACAGAGCTGATTGTAGAAGGGTTACCGGATACTCTTCCTGCTTCCATTGAAGTGGATATTTCAGGAATGGATGTCGGAGATAAATTATCTGCGTCGGATCTGAAATTGCCGGAAGGAGTCACCTTAGTTTCTTCGGAAGATATGCTCATTGCTTCGGTAACCGTGCTTAGAGCCGCAGATACGGATACAGGTGAAGATACCGCTGTTTCTGAAGAACCAGCAGAGGGATCGACTGAAGAATAA
- the pulA gene encoding type I pullulanase: protein MQDLHYESNDLGLTYGGNACRFKVWAPTASQVEVVLYEDAGEYDQYGMVHNHEGGLAFLMNPGKKGTWSLELEGDHTGKYYMYRVSFSDGTVNYAVDPYAKAVAAGGARTAIIDMKKTNPEDWEDDVRPPQIRPTDAIIYELHVRDFSINGDNLFQQKGLYRAFTEEGLTDQDGNLVGIDHLVELGITHVHLMPVFDFKTVNELTVHDPSVADGKYNWGYDPQNFNVPEGSYSSDPTNPAARIIEFKQMVQALHRKGIRVIMDVVYNHTFGVDDGPFEGIVPGYFYRTNSEGYLTNGSGVGNELATERPMVRKYIKDSVRYWAEEYHIDGFRFDLMGLIDTRTMTEITNMLQQEIDRTILVYGEPWTGGDSPLWDKTLKGAQKGKGFAVFNDNYRSAVKGDNDGYASGFATGWWGVEGAVLKGVQGAIHDFTYHPSETINYVTAHDNLNLWDKIVTSLGMRHALSFPEWHNGSPSGGYTAQEAVTSADPYRFVEPDNMLSNDTVRRSLLANGIMITSQGIPFLHAGDEILRSKYGDHNSYRSGDAVNALRWSNKARFRPVFDYYCGLLRLRKEHVAFKMAHREQVERHLKVLSCGHGVVAYLLEGTEVKDSWNQILIIYNGKEQESRVDLPQDCVWNVVVNDRAAGVEVLDHVQGNVTIPRLSMMVLYDKESGVEPQILTSMDIRSPKKAIQCAEEVKLEVVFKDQHDKRIEGLQPQWRSSDPEKIIVRQTGKIIGTALGEGIITAVCGEVEASIRIIVDHLVPARIEVTGEPMMYATRHYPIQTTVRDQYNQVLPGQTVQLATTTPRIVSIDHSGKLLAIRPGKGVILVHCGSLTAEWNVQIHPFSIRTVEIEYERPDHHYDGWNVWVWGTGIHDGKIPFHPTSDGSVVAKVKVAPGMKRIGYIIRLNEWERREGDRDLFIEIPSTSGNERIKVKVKSGTREIMVAVGGRLMKLNGLSSA from the coding sequence ATGCAGGATTTACACTATGAAAGCAATGATCTGGGTCTCACGTATGGGGGCAATGCTTGCAGGTTTAAGGTGTGGGCTCCTACGGCAAGTCAAGTAGAGGTTGTTCTCTACGAGGATGCCGGGGAATACGATCAGTATGGTATGGTGCATAACCATGAGGGCGGACTCGCTTTTCTCATGAACCCAGGGAAAAAAGGGACTTGGTCTCTTGAATTGGAAGGAGATCATACCGGGAAGTATTACATGTACCGGGTTTCTTTTTCTGATGGAACCGTAAATTATGCCGTGGACCCTTATGCAAAAGCGGTAGCCGCAGGGGGAGCACGTACCGCAATTATAGATATGAAGAAAACCAATCCCGAAGATTGGGAAGATGATGTACGACCTCCGCAGATCAGACCGACAGATGCAATTATTTATGAACTGCATGTCAGAGATTTTTCGATTAACGGTGATAACTTGTTTCAGCAAAAAGGGCTGTACCGGGCCTTTACGGAAGAAGGTCTCACCGATCAAGACGGTAATCTGGTTGGTATTGATCATTTGGTTGAACTAGGGATTACGCATGTGCATTTGATGCCTGTATTTGATTTTAAAACGGTAAATGAGCTGACGGTTCATGACCCGTCTGTAGCGGATGGGAAATATAACTGGGGATATGATCCGCAAAACTTTAATGTTCCCGAAGGGTCGTATTCGAGTGATCCAACAAACCCAGCTGCCCGGATTATCGAGTTTAAGCAAATGGTTCAAGCGCTCCACCGAAAAGGAATTCGCGTCATTATGGATGTCGTATATAATCATACATTTGGTGTGGATGATGGTCCATTTGAAGGGATTGTACCGGGATATTTCTATCGTACGAACAGTGAGGGGTATCTTACGAATGGTTCAGGTGTAGGAAATGAACTTGCCACAGAACGGCCTATGGTGCGGAAATACATTAAAGATTCTGTCCGTTATTGGGCGGAAGAGTATCATATTGATGGTTTTCGGTTTGATCTTATGGGACTGATCGATACACGAACGATGACGGAAATTACGAATATGCTGCAGCAAGAGATAGATCGTACGATCCTTGTCTATGGAGAACCGTGGACGGGCGGAGACTCACCGCTGTGGGATAAAACATTAAAAGGTGCACAGAAAGGCAAGGGGTTTGCTGTCTTTAATGATAATTACCGGTCTGCTGTAAAAGGAGACAATGATGGATATGCAAGCGGCTTTGCTACGGGTTGGTGGGGGGTTGAAGGTGCTGTTCTTAAGGGAGTTCAAGGTGCGATTCATGATTTCACCTATCATCCTTCGGAAACCATTAATTACGTAACGGCCCACGATAATCTTAACTTATGGGACAAAATAGTTACTTCCCTAGGCATGCGGCATGCGCTTTCTTTTCCGGAGTGGCATAATGGATCGCCTTCTGGAGGATATACTGCTCAAGAGGCCGTTACCTCCGCTGACCCGTATCGATTTGTTGAACCAGACAATATGCTCAGTAATGATACAGTACGGCGCTCACTTCTAGCGAATGGAATCATGATTACATCCCAAGGCATTCCGTTTCTTCACGCGGGAGATGAGATCCTTCGATCTAAATACGGTGACCATAACAGTTACCGCAGCGGGGATGCTGTAAATGCACTGCGCTGGAGTAATAAGGCAAGATTTCGCCCTGTATTTGACTATTACTGCGGACTTCTTCGTTTGCGTAAAGAACATGTGGCATTTAAGATGGCGCACCGGGAACAAGTGGAACGTCATTTAAAGGTGCTTAGCTGCGGGCATGGAGTAGTGGCTTATCTCTTAGAAGGAACAGAGGTAAAGGACTCCTGGAACCAAATTTTGATTATTTATAATGGGAAAGAACAGGAGAGTAGAGTGGATCTGCCTCAAGACTGTGTATGGAATGTTGTTGTTAATGATCGTGCTGCGGGAGTTGAAGTGCTGGACCATGTCCAAGGGAATGTGACCATTCCGCGGCTGTCTATGATGGTTCTCTACGACAAGGAAAGCGGAGTGGAACCTCAGATTCTTACATCTATGGACATCCGGTCTCCTAAAAAAGCAATACAATGTGCAGAAGAAGTAAAGCTTGAGGTCGTGTTTAAAGATCAGCATGACAAAAGGATAGAAGGACTGCAGCCGCAGTGGAGATCTTCGGATCCTGAGAAGATTATCGTTCGTCAAACAGGGAAAATAATAGGAACGGCTCTAGGTGAAGGCATCATTACTGCTGTGTGCGGAGAAGTTGAGGCTTCCATCCGTATCATCGTAGATCATCTAGTACCTGCCCGCATTGAAGTTACGGGAGAACCCATGATGTATGCAACCCGGCACTATCCTATACAAACGACTGTGCGGGATCAGTATAATCAAGTCCTTCCGGGCCAAACGGTCCAGCTTGCTACGACAACTCCCCGAATTGTGTCCATAGATCATTCAGGAAAGCTTCTAGCCATTCGTCCTGGGAAAGGAGTGATCTTGGTGCATTGTGGTTCTCTTACAGCGGAGTGGAATGTTCAGATTCATCCCTTTTCTATCCGGACGGTTGAGATTGAATATGAACGTCCTGACCATCATTATGATGGCTGGAACGTTTGGGTATGGGGTACTGGAATCCATGATGGGAAGATTCCATTCCATCCGACTTCCGATGGAAGCGTGGTTGCCAAGGTTAAGGTCGCTCCAGGTATGAAGCGAATCGGATATATCATACGGCTGAATGAATGGGAAAGACGTGAAGGTGACCGCGATTTGTTCATTGAAATTCCTTCGACCTCGGGAAATGAGCGCATTAAGGTCAAAGTGAAGAGCGGTACAAGGGAAATCATGGTAGCCGTAGGAGGACGATTAATGAAGCTAAATGGTTTAAGCAGTGCATAA